A region of the Rhizobium sp. 007 genome:
ACTAGAGAATCGCATTTCCCCGAATCCCAGTCAAGAGTCTTTGGCACCGTATTTTGGGTGAGCGGATTTCTTTTGCCTCTTAGAAGGTGAAGAAAAATGCAAAGTGATGTGACGACGCCCTTTGGGCGCCGGCCGATAACGCTTGCTCTGGTGAAACGACAGATCGCCACAAAAGAGATCAAGCCGGGCAAGTCGGCAGATAAATGGAAGATCTTCCGCGACGCTTCAGAAGCGCGCGAACTGCTCGGCCTCCAGGATCGCAGCTTGGCGATCCTGGACGCGCTTTTGAGCTTCTATCCCGAAAATGAGCTGCGTCAGGACGCTCAGCTTGTCGTGTTTCCATCGAACGCTCAGCTGACACTCCGTGCACACGGTATTGCCGGCGCCACACTTCGCCGACATCTGGCACTTCTCGTCGACGCCGGATTGATCGTGCGAAAGGATAGCGCCAATGGCAAACGGTACGCCCGAAAGGACAAGGCAGGGACGATCGAAAGCGCGTTCGGATTTGATCTCTCACCTCTGCTCATGCGCGCTGAGGAACTTGCGGGCATCGCGCAACAGGTAGCCGCGAATCGAATAGCCTTAAAAAGGGCAAAGGAAAGCCTCACGATATGCCGCCGCGACGTCCGTAAGCTCATTACGGCCGCGGTCGAAGAGGGCGCCGACGGGGATTGGGAGAAAATCGAGACCGTGTTCGTCGAATTGATCCGCCGCTTGCCACGCTCCCCGAGCCTCCCTGACCTGGCCGGTTTGCTGGACGAAATGAAAATACTGCAGGAAGAAATCCTCAACATGCTGGATTTTCATGGAAAAACAGAAAATTATAGCGCCAATGATGCCCATAATGAGCATCACAAACAGAATTCAAATACCGAATCTATAAATGAACTTGAACCTAGCTCTGGAGTAGAGCGGGGGGTGAGGGCGAACCAAAGCCCTGACCCGAAGAGCGAGCCGATGAAGGCATTTCCGCTGGGAATGGTGTTGAGGGCATGCCCCGAAATCACAGCATACGGGCCCGGCGGCGCGATTTGTAGCTGGCGAGATCTGATGGCGTCGGCGGTCACCGTGCGATCGATGCTGGGTGTCAGCGCATCAGCCTATCAGGAGGCTTGTGAGACAATGGGACCGGAAAATGCGGCCGCCACTATCGCCTGCATTCTTGAACGGGCAGGGCATATCAACTCGGCTGGCGGCTATCTTCGCGATCTTACGGCGAGAGCGCGGCAAGGTGAATTCTCGCTTGGTCCGGTTCTCATGGCGCTGCTAAGAGCGCACGGAGGCGTTGCCGGGAAGACCGGATGAGTCGATAAAACCCTGACAGCTGTCAGGGTTTTTCGTAGCGTGATTTTGGCTTCCTGACGTCGGCGCTGCCAAGCAGGTTTCGAGCACTGAAAAACGGACGGAGCACCCTTCGCTGTGGTGTTTTAGAGAGTTGGGGGTGAACAGGGCCGGCTCAGCGGAAAGAAGGCCGATTAACGCCTTTTCCTACCACGGAATTCTCTCGAGGATGCCTTCTTCTTTCCTATCATCTTCGATCGTCGGCCAGGCACCAGGTTTTTCGATCCGTCCGGTGTCAAGCGCACCTTGATCACGCGATCTGAACCTCGCTGGCAGGCTCCGACTTCATTCGATCTTCGAAGGCTTTGTCTGAGGGGCTCTGGCGCTTTTATGCCATTGGCCGAGTTTCCGACCATCGCCTAAGACGTCAGCAGGAATGGCTTCCCGCACTGTTTCGTCAGTTTGCTCGCAAATTCCAGTGGCGCTGTGGTAGAGGCTGTCATCCGAGAGAAATCGACGCCCGTCCGCCTGAATTCACTCTGTATCGGCCTATCGACTTCCTGAACCAGGTCTTCTTCTGTAATGGGCCTTCCCGAGTTCATCAGTTGTGAGCTTAATCCCTCGCCGAGGGCTTCCTTCTATCCGCAGTAGGCTCTGGGCCGGTGCTCTATGGGGTCTGTTGAGGACCGGCTGGCAAATCTAGGACGCGCAGTCACCTTAGTGCTGCTCCAAGACTTTCGGCGTAACCCATCCATCGTCCCGGCGAAGGACCTTGCTCCCGGGGGGTGATGGCAGTGCCCGCCCGAAACTTGTGTTGATGTCTCCTTCCGGCTCAGGCGGCCATTGCTGGCGTCGCTGTCGGACAGGCGGCTCGGAGCGGCAATTGGATGCCGTTTTAATGCGGCGCCGGGGAGGGAGTTCTTGGCGACTCGCTCGGAGCTCTTCATCGAAAAGATTCTTCACGCGCAGATCGTGGGAGATCGCCCACCAAGCTAATTTGGAGGCTCGCGCTAGGTCTGCCTATTTCGACTGAGAAGTGCGGCACGGATCTGCTGCGGCGCTGCGCAACAAGTCGGTCTTCGGTCGAAAGTGGTTCCACGGGCTTGCCATCGATGTCATGGCGCATCGAGCCAGGTTGGGCGCTCGCGAAATAGTACCGTTTTGAGTGGACAAAGGAGCCAACGGCTCGGCGCAATGCCGTCGCTTTGACATCAGGCTTTGGCAGCGCGCGGATATCGTTGAAGAGGCCGAGCGCGAAGGGACGGATCGGATCGCCTGGCTTATTGGGGAGAATGCCGATCGGACGGATCAGCAGTATGCTGATCGCCTCTGCCTTTTGAACATCGAACTCTGTTGCTGCGATTGGTCCGTGGCTGGCGGTCCAGGGTTTGTCCATGAGCTCCTACCTTGC
Encoded here:
- the repC gene encoding plasmid replication protein RepC, yielding MQSDVTTPFGRRPITLALVKRQIATKEIKPGKSADKWKIFRDASEARELLGLQDRSLAILDALLSFYPENELRQDAQLVVFPSNAQLTLRAHGIAGATLRRHLALLVDAGLIVRKDSANGKRYARKDKAGTIESAFGFDLSPLLMRAEELAGIAQQVAANRIALKRAKESLTICRRDVRKLITAAVEEGADGDWEKIETVFVELIRRLPRSPSLPDLAGLLDEMKILQEEILNMLDFHGKTENYSANDAHNEHHKQNSNTESINELEPSSGVERGVRANQSPDPKSEPMKAFPLGMVLRACPEITAYGPGGAICSWRDLMASAVTVRSMLGVSASAYQEACETMGPENAAATIACILERAGHINSAGGYLRDLTARARQGEFSLGPVLMALLRAHGGVAGKTG